A genomic stretch from Pomacea canaliculata isolate SZHN2017 linkage group LG2, ASM307304v1, whole genome shotgun sequence includes:
- the LOC112557438 gene encoding FMRFamide receptor-like, producing MNSYSVEDSSIISIVENISKFDSPSFANSGSGSLGPCEVGSPGGHSYKDFYLMAQYVTGLFIYPILCILGITGNVLALIVLGHRDMLTSTNVYLSALALADTIKLVNDAMYFLLLLVLQSSPQTGQVMISSVYPYAHYIFNMSVCVTAWLTISVAAERYICVCHPSKAKELCTIPRARLICCSVFVSMMVLSIPSGLRYRLETVHDSLNNVTCPKVVPTSLGLNEEFMLPYTWIQNSLRGIIPVFVLVYVNARIINELRKERVKGKKFSARNRITLMLIVIIFMFLVCVTPDAIMSTFFKKGYVEEDYLAKGVREITDSLLAVNSAFNFLLYCSMSQAFRVTFIKIFLPFKCGTRSPERIPLSRKNTKTDCEVVRGNGCYNDSSRETYL from the coding sequence ATGAATTCCTACTCCGTTGAAGACAGTTCCATCATCTCTATCGTCGAAAACATCTCAAAGTTTGATTCCCCTTCTTTCGCCAACAGTGGCTCTGGGTCACTAGGACCTTGTGAAGTCGGGTCTCCTGGCGGCCACTCCTACAAAGATTTTTATCTCATGGCACAGTATGTAACGGGGTTGTTCATCTACCCTATCCTGTGCATACTGGGCATCACCGGCAATGTCCTCGCCCTGATCGTGCTAGGTCACCGTGACATGCTGACCTCCACCAACGTGTACTTGTCGGCCCTGGCCTTGGCGGACACCATCAAACTTGTCAACGACGCCATGTATTTCCTCCTCCTGCTCGTTCTGCAAAGTAGTCCGCAGACTGGACAGGTCATGATCAGCTCCGTGTATCCCTACGCGCACTACATTTTTAACATGTCAGTGTGCGTGACGGCCTGGCTGACCATCTCCGTGGCGGCGGAGAGATACATCTGCGTGTGCCACCCCTCCAAGGCGAAGGAGTTGTGCACCATTCCGCGGGCCCGCCTCATCTGCTGCTCCGTCTTCGTGTCCATGATGGTGTTGTCTATCCCGTCCGGCCTGCGCTACCGCTTGGAGACAGTCCACGACAGCCTGAACAATGTGACATGTCCCAAGGTGGTGCCCACGTCACTGGGACTGAACGAAGAATTCATGTTGCCCTACACGTGGATTCAGAACTCCTTGCGCGGCATCATCCCCGTCTTCGTCCTCGTCTACGTCAACGCACGGATCATCAATGAACTACGCAAGGAGCGGGTGAAGGGTAAAAAATTCTCCGCGCGCAACCGCATCACCCTCAtgctcatcgtcatcatcttcatgtTCCTCGTCTGCGTCACCCCGGACGCCATCATGTCCACCTTCTTCAAAAAGGGGTACGTGGAGGAAGACTACTTGGCGAAAGGGGTGAGGGAGATCACCGATTCCCTCTTGGCAGTCAACTCTGCCTTCAACTTCCTGCTGTACTGCTCCATGAGTCAAGCGTTCCGCGTCACGTTCATCAAGATCTTCCTGCCCTTCAAGTGCGGCACGCGGTCGCCAGAAAGAATCCCCTTGTCGCGCAAAAATACCAAGACAGACTGCGAGGTAGTGCGAGGTAACGGCTGTTATAACGACTCTTCACGCGAGACTTACCTTTAG